A genomic segment from Desulfonatronum lacustre DSM 10312 encodes:
- a CDS encoding NAD(P)-dependent oxidoreductase codes for MQIGFIGAGLMGGPLARNLIRAGKDVLVYDLSAEAVQRTLDAGTTGKAAKALPDLAGCDAVFSSLPLPQHVTGVMLGDGGLYAKMKKGATHIELSTIDPGTSNELKAAAEKLGLGYIQCTLGKTPAHAEKAEEPMFIGGDKILVDKLGDIFKIIGIPNYVGSVDAACAVKLISNMIGMTNLAVLAEGIRVGDKAGLDRKLLLELLTDTGARSFQMDVRGPWIANDDYAPRFGLDLALKDVRLGLEMARAWGLDPKAMEAALEYYKEASAAGFGKEDCNAVIKAVGK; via the coding sequence ATGCAGATTGGATTCATCGGTGCCGGCCTTATGGGGGGCCCCCTGGCCAGGAACCTGATTCGCGCCGGGAAGGACGTCCTGGTGTATGACCTGAGCGCGGAAGCCGTTCAGCGGACCCTGGATGCCGGGACCACGGGAAAGGCCGCCAAGGCTCTTCCCGATTTGGCGGGCTGCGATGCGGTCTTCTCCAGTCTGCCCCTGCCCCAACACGTCACGGGCGTAATGCTCGGAGACGGCGGCCTGTACGCCAAGATGAAAAAAGGGGCCACGCACATTGAGCTTTCCACCATCGACCCCGGCACATCCAACGAGTTGAAGGCCGCGGCTGAGAAGCTCGGCCTGGGATACATCCAGTGCACCCTGGGCAAGACTCCGGCCCATGCCGAAAAGGCCGAGGAGCCCATGTTCATCGGCGGAGACAAGATCTTGGTGGACAAACTGGGCGACATTTTCAAGATCATCGGCATTCCCAACTACGTGGGCTCCGTTGACGCGGCCTGCGCCGTGAAGCTGATTTCCAACATGATCGGGATGACCAACCTGGCCGTTTTGGCCGAAGGCATCCGGGTCGGGGACAAGGCCGGACTGGACCGCAAGCTGTTGCTGGAACTGCTTACGGACACCGGGGCGCGCAGCTTTCAGATGGACGTTCGCGGCCCGTGGATCGCCAATGACGACTACGCGCCGCGCTTCGGCCTGGATCTGGCCCTGAAGGACGTTCGTCTCGGCCTGGAAATGGCCCGGGCCTGGGGCCTGGATCCGAAGGCCATGGAAGCGGCCCTGGAATACTACAAGGAGGCCAGCGCCGCGGGATTCGGCAAAGAGGACTGCAACGCGGTGATCAAGGCCGTCGGCAAGTAG
- a CDS encoding sigma-54-dependent Fis family transcriptional regulator, with protein sequence MQKSKTQRLVVSHILSKELVMELSRATSRSTFFQSLSRLLQQQFAFDRLCINLYDPNSEMLSYFSAAEGTVVSSLSPVRKAEQNTVAGHVIATRKPVVITDIAQHFAESVLHPMAEAGLTTTMAFPLILNDEIVGTLHCSFVRKPDNLYGIMELFLELSPYVAVCLGALLALEHLEQGGAPSSLQLSCALPEANETFIFESPKMRRFMAMVNKVARLDIPVLLLGETGTGKTHLARYIHAVGKRATQNFVRVNCPALSTSLFESEIFGHAKGAFTGASTKRIGRIELAHDGTLFLDEIAELSQEMQSKLLHVLDEQCFERVGESVSLSVDARLVTATNVDVQQAMAQGKLRRDFYYRLSACTLELPPLRERPEDIPVLANFFINQLCPQHGLPKPRLTSEMTNRLLDHHWPGNIRELRNVLSKILLKNCISGELTTDDIREVLNKEGDDIQKLESLQPAPGEAAFEHDSARTTSKPARSTSDGPPRLEDLERQHILETLRRTRGVVSGPKGAAALLGLPRSTLQHRMRKLGIDWKKEAW encoded by the coding sequence ATGCAGAAAAGCAAAACCCAGCGTCTGGTCGTTTCCCACATCTTGAGCAAGGAACTGGTCATGGAACTCTCCCGGGCCACGTCCCGGTCGACCTTTTTTCAATCCCTCTCCCGCCTGCTCCAACAGCAGTTCGCCTTCGACCGCCTGTGCATCAACCTTTACGACCCCAACAGCGAGATGCTCAGTTATTTTTCCGCGGCCGAGGGCACGGTGGTCAGCTCCCTGTCTCCGGTGCGCAAAGCCGAGCAGAACACCGTGGCCGGACACGTCATCGCCACGCGCAAGCCGGTGGTGATCACGGACATTGCCCAGCATTTCGCCGAATCCGTGCTGCACCCCATGGCCGAGGCCGGACTGACCACGACCATGGCTTTTCCCTTGATCCTTAACGATGAGATCGTCGGCACCCTGCACTGCTCGTTTGTGCGCAAGCCGGACAATCTTTACGGAATCATGGAGTTGTTTCTGGAACTCAGCCCATATGTGGCCGTCTGCCTGGGGGCTCTGCTGGCCTTGGAACACCTGGAACAGGGAGGAGCGCCAAGTTCCTTGCAATTGTCCTGTGCGCTTCCCGAAGCCAATGAGACCTTCATTTTCGAGAGTCCAAAGATGCGGCGATTCATGGCCATGGTGAACAAGGTCGCCCGACTGGACATCCCGGTGTTGTTGCTGGGTGAAACCGGGACCGGAAAAACCCATCTGGCCCGGTACATCCATGCTGTCGGCAAGCGCGCCACGCAGAATTTCGTCCGGGTCAACTGCCCGGCCCTGTCCACGAGCCTGTTTGAAAGCGAGATTTTCGGGCATGCCAAGGGAGCGTTCACCGGAGCGTCCACCAAACGAATCGGTCGGATCGAGCTGGCCCACGACGGGACCCTGTTTCTGGATGAAATCGCGGAATTGAGCCAGGAGATGCAGAGCAAGCTCCTGCATGTTCTGGATGAGCAGTGCTTCGAACGGGTGGGGGAAAGCGTGTCGCTGTCCGTGGACGCGCGCCTGGTGACCGCGACCAACGTGGACGTCCAGCAGGCCATGGCCCAGGGCAAACTGCGCCGGGATTTCTATTATCGGCTCTCGGCGTGCACGCTGGAACTTCCTCCGTTGCGTGAACGCCCGGAGGACATCCCGGTGCTGGCCAACTTTTTCATCAATCAGCTTTGCCCCCAGCACGGACTGCCCAAGCCGCGCTTGACTTCGGAGATGACGAACCGCCTGCTCGACCACCACTGGCCGGGCAATATCCGCGAACTGCGCAACGTCCTGAGCAAGATCCTGCTCAAGAACTGTATTTCCGGAGAATTGACCACCGATGACATCCGCGAGGTCCTGAACAAAGAGGGTGACGACATTCAGAAGCTGGAAAGCCTCCAGCCCGCCCCCGGAGAAGCCGCTTTCGAACACGATTCGGCCCGGACGACATCGAAGCCTGCTCGCTCCACGTCAGATGGTCCGCCACGGCTGGAGGACCTGGAGCGCCAACATATCCTGGAAACCCTGCGCCGAACCCGCGGCGTGGTCTCCGGCCCCAAAGGCGCCGCCGCCCTGCTCGGCCTCCCCCGCTCCACGCTCCAACACCGGATGCGCAAGCTGGGGATTGATTGGAAGAAAGAAGCGTGGTGA
- the ablA gene encoding lysine 2,3-aminomutase gives MFQLSGRQRSVAKKMTTDLAARKAKAAIQLKPRVLKADPDSQNLEKTTDWKSQWTDWKWHVRNSIRDLDTFERLLGVRFPDLQRKAFARTTDKFPMSVTPYYLSLIDPEDYAEDPVFLQAFPSPKELMVGRNDMSDPLHEDEDSPAPGITHRYPDRVLFHISNVCSMYCRHCTRKRKVGDQDTEAMAGKRELLQGLDYIRKTPQVRDVLLSGGDPLMLSDERLDWILGELRTIDHVEVVRIGTRMPVVLPYRITDDLVRMLKTHHPLWLNTHFNHPREITSTSKAALARLADAGIPLGNQSVLLAGVNDCHRLIRTLNQKLVKNRVRPYYLYQCDLSEGLEHFRTPVGKGIEIIESLRGHTSGFSVPTYVVDAPGGGGKIPIMPNYVVSWGANKVVLRNFEGVITTYAEPESYEARFCDRKCDACNLQLKEDDAVEQCVGIEKLLSDWDDTCSLTPSDNARMERRNNVA, from the coding sequence ATGTTTCAGTTAAGCGGGCGGCAACGCAGCGTCGCCAAGAAGATGACCACCGACCTGGCGGCCCGGAAGGCCAAGGCAGCGATCCAGCTCAAACCGCGGGTACTCAAAGCCGATCCGGACAGCCAGAATCTTGAAAAAACGACGGATTGGAAATCCCAATGGACCGATTGGAAATGGCATGTCCGTAATTCCATTCGAGACCTGGATACCTTTGAACGCCTGCTCGGGGTCCGCTTTCCGGACTTGCAACGCAAGGCCTTCGCCCGGACCACGGACAAGTTCCCCATGTCCGTCACGCCCTACTATCTCTCCTTGATCGATCCCGAGGACTACGCCGAAGACCCGGTCTTCCTGCAGGCCTTTCCATCGCCCAAGGAACTGATGGTCGGACGCAACGACATGAGCGACCCCCTGCACGAAGACGAGGACAGTCCTGCCCCGGGGATCACCCACCGTTACCCTGACCGGGTGCTCTTCCACATCAGCAACGTCTGCTCCATGTACTGCCGCCACTGCACCCGCAAACGCAAGGTGGGGGACCAGGACACCGAGGCCATGGCCGGAAAGCGGGAACTGCTCCAAGGGCTGGACTACATCCGCAAGACCCCCCAGGTCCGGGACGTGCTGCTTTCCGGCGGGGACCCGCTGATGCTCTCCGACGAGCGCCTGGACTGGATTCTGGGCGAATTGCGGACCATCGACCATGTGGAGGTGGTGCGCATCGGCACCCGGATGCCCGTGGTCCTGCCCTACCGGATCACCGACGACCTAGTGCGGATGCTCAAAACGCATCACCCGTTGTGGCTGAACACCCATTTCAATCATCCCCGGGAAATCACGTCCACGTCCAAGGCCGCTCTGGCCCGCCTGGCCGACGCCGGAATCCCCCTGGGCAACCAGTCCGTGCTGCTGGCCGGGGTCAACGACTGCCACCGCCTGATCCGCACCCTGAACCAGAAGCTGGTCAAGAACCGGGTACGGCCCTACTACCTTTACCAGTGCGACCTGTCCGAGGGATTGGAGCATTTTCGGACCCCGGTGGGCAAGGGCATCGAGATTATCGAAAGCCTGCGCGGTCATACCAGCGGCTTCTCCGTACCCACCTACGTTGTGGACGCCCCGGGAGGCGGCGGAAAGATCCCGATCATGCCCAACTACGTGGTTTCCTGGGGTGCGAACAAGGTCGTGCTGCGCAACTTCGAGGGCGTGATCACCACCTACGCCGAGCCGGAAAGCTACGAGGCCCGGTTTTGCGACCGCAAGTGCGATGCCTGCAATCTCCAGCTCAAGGAAGACGACGCCGTGGAGCAGTGCGTGGGCATCGAGAAGCTCCTGTCGGATTGGGACGACACGTGCAGCCTGACCCCCAGCGACAATGCCAGAATGGAGCGTCGCAACAATGTTGCCTAG
- the ablB gene encoding putative beta-lysine N-acetyltransferase, which translates to MLPSTASSGDFRPSADKLERIGASLVQHGPLNARAYLMHLAPPEEPTIVPTLEKLARAHGYTKIFAKVPEGAAARFTKAGYAAEAVVPGLYNGREAGVFMGRYFADWRREPANPHALRDVLSVARNKAAQAGTSAASASRPASSPSLPRDARIVPLGPDQAEDMAKVYRAVFDSYPFPIFDPAYLRNSMTGTTRFYGVLIQDRLAALASAEVDPETGSAEMTDFATLPEFRGRKLAGILLAHMTERMRDLGLSTLYTIARAESYAMNVTFARAGYVFGGTLPNNTHIGGGLESMNVWHLALREDLSQPFTRNPKT; encoded by the coding sequence ATGTTGCCTAGCACCGCTTCCAGCGGAGATTTCAGGCCTTCCGCGGACAAGCTGGAGCGCATCGGCGCTTCCCTGGTCCAGCACGGGCCGTTGAATGCCAGGGCCTACCTGATGCATCTGGCCCCGCCCGAGGAACCGACCATCGTGCCCACCCTGGAAAAACTGGCGCGCGCGCACGGATACACCAAGATCTTCGCCAAGGTGCCCGAAGGCGCGGCGGCCCGGTTCACCAAGGCCGGATACGCGGCCGAGGCCGTGGTTCCCGGGCTGTATAACGGCCGCGAGGCCGGCGTGTTCATGGGCCGGTATTTCGCGGACTGGCGCAGAGAACCGGCCAATCCCCATGCATTGCGCGACGTCCTGTCGGTTGCCCGGAATAAGGCGGCCCAGGCCGGAACCTCCGCGGCTTCCGCGTCCCGTCCGGCCTCGTCTCCTTCCCTGCCTCGGGACGCACGCATCGTGCCCTTGGGGCCGGACCAGGCCGAGGACATGGCCAAGGTCTACCGCGCCGTGTTCGACTCCTATCCCTTTCCGATCTTTGATCCAGCCTATCTGCGCAACTCCATGACCGGGACCACGCGCTTCTACGGCGTCCTGATCCAGGACCGGCTGGCGGCCCTGGCCTCCGCGGAGGTGGACCCGGAAACCGGGTCAGCGGAAATGACCGACTTCGCCACCCTGCCTGAATTCCGGGGCCGAAAACTGGCCGGAATCCTCCTGGCGCACATGACCGAACGGATGCGGGACCTGGGGCTGAGCACCTTGTACACCATCGCCCGTGCCGAATCCTACGCCATGAACGTCACCTTTGCCCGAGCCGGATACGTCTTCGGCGGAACCCTGCCCAACAACACGCACATCGGCGGAGGATTGGAGTCCATGAACGTCTGGCACCTTGCTTTGCGTGAGGACCTTTCCCAACCCTTCACCCGGAACCCGAAAACATGA
- a CDS encoding ABC transporter permease yields MKESRWRPWLLLSPSLTAIFFLLVVPVLFVVVYSFWLRAPTGAAIPAFQFGNYARFFEDLFYPTILFRTLRVSVICVLLCLVMGYIPAYFFYRSKSRYRQALILLIMVPFWISFIIRTMSWINILGANGFLNYTLMRFGIITEPLSLLYNEAAVLMGLIQYLLPFMILNIYVSLEAIDKNLLEAARSMGCNEWQAFREVTLPLSLPGVSAGCLLVFVLTAGTYLPPMILGGPGNEMIANLIFNRVIGTLDWPFGSAISVILLLLLGCIVWTYNRYLGINTLFKAFKS; encoded by the coding sequence ATGAAAGAAAGCCGCTGGCGGCCATGGCTGTTGCTTTCGCCGTCCCTGACCGCCATCTTCTTCCTGCTGGTCGTCCCGGTGCTCTTCGTCGTGGTCTACAGCTTCTGGCTGCGCGCGCCCACCGGGGCGGCCATCCCGGCATTTCAGTTCGGCAACTATGCCCGCTTTTTCGAAGACCTGTTCTATCCGACCATCCTCTTCCGCACCCTGCGGGTCTCGGTGATCTGCGTCCTTTTGTGCCTGGTCATGGGCTACATCCCGGCCTATTTTTTCTACCGCAGCAAATCCCGCTACCGCCAGGCCCTGATCCTGCTGATCATGGTCCCGTTCTGGATCAGCTTCATCATCCGAACCATGAGCTGGATCAACATCCTCGGGGCCAACGGATTTTTGAACTATACCCTGATGCGCTTCGGGATCATCACTGAACCGCTCTCCCTGCTGTACAACGAAGCGGCCGTGCTCATGGGGCTGATCCAGTATTTGTTGCCGTTCATGATCCTGAACATCTACGTCAGCCTGGAGGCCATCGACAAAAATCTGCTGGAAGCGGCCCGGAGCATGGGCTGCAACGAGTGGCAGGCCTTCAGGGAGGTCACTTTGCCGCTGAGTCTGCCCGGAGTCAGCGCCGGATGTCTGCTGGTCTTCGTGCTTACCGCGGGCACTTACCTGCCGCCGATGATCCTGGGCGGACCTGGCAACGAAATGATCGCCAACCTGATCTTCAACCGGGTCATCGGCACCCTTGATTGGCCCTTCGGATCGGCCATCAGCGTGATCCTGCTGCTGCTTCTGGGATGCATCGTCTGGACCTACAACCGCTATCTGGGCATCAATACGCTGTTCAAGGCGTTCAAGAGCTAA
- a CDS encoding ABC transporter permease yields MKLPFSGWSLIRLYTILVYLFMFLPIVVVIVLSFNPQQFASFPMQGFSLKWYVQLAQNEAILRAFKNSLVLGTLTALIASAIAVPAAMAFVRYSFRGKNTLNTLLLAPIMIPEVVLGVALLLFIRWLQQPKSFALLLAGHVILTLPYVLLIVQARMVSIKRVYEEAALSLGASPFQTFREVTLPLLMPAVLAGMLFSFTISFDDITATLFWATAEHQTVPVRIFGMLRHSISPEINALGTVMIVFTIMTPLLAGYCIRRFSKN; encoded by the coding sequence ATGAAACTTCCCTTTTCCGGCTGGTCCCTGATCCGACTGTACACCATCCTGGTGTACCTGTTCATGTTTTTGCCCATCGTGGTGGTGATCGTCCTCTCCTTCAACCCGCAGCAGTTCGCCAGTTTCCCGATGCAGGGCTTCAGCCTGAAGTGGTATGTCCAGCTGGCCCAGAACGAGGCCATTTTGCGGGCTTTCAAGAATTCCCTCGTCCTGGGCACCCTCACCGCGTTGATCGCCTCGGCCATCGCCGTGCCCGCGGCCATGGCCTTTGTCCGCTACAGCTTCAGGGGCAAGAACACCCTGAACACCCTGCTGCTCGCGCCGATCATGATCCCGGAAGTGGTCCTGGGCGTGGCCTTGCTACTGTTTATCCGCTGGCTGCAACAACCCAAGAGCTTCGCCCTGCTCCTGGCCGGACACGTGATCCTGACCCTGCCCTACGTGCTGCTCATCGTGCAGGCCCGGATGGTGAGCATCAAGCGGGTTTACGAGGAAGCCGCCTTGTCCTTGGGCGCAAGCCCGTTCCAGACCTTCAGGGAGGTCACGCTTCCGTTGCTCATGCCTGCGGTCCTGGCCGGAATGCTCTTCTCCTTCACCATTTCCTTCGACGACATCACGGCCACCCTGTTCTGGGCCACGGCGGAGCACCAGACCGTGCCCGTGCGTATCTTCGGCATGCTCCGCCATTCCATCAGTCCGGAAATCAACGCCCTGGGCACGGTGATGATCGTGTTCACGATCATGACCCCGCTTTTGGCCGGGTATTGCATCCGAAGATTTTCGAAGAATTGA
- a CDS encoding extracellular solute-binding protein yields MQKQLNDVRERYVSGDLSRRDFVKYCAVAGVAAGLVGGPFGLARQALAQGSIRFDGWGGTTSQAFRRYAFEPFSQATGVRVIDGEFGDMDTYLTRVIASFPPGGEFNLAHLSGVFDYARYVGLEFNSALDESKIPNLALVMESMITPYRKLTPEALSAVPYNLGQTGIAYNTKYISKDKAEELGASLLWDESVRGNLGSWGDWRTNIWYAALHTGQNPNDIQDMNAVWDALRAQVPMVKKYWGSGAELMSLLAGEEIYATVAWSGRIAHLQNDGYPIGFLAPKNCYSWQECIFVMKGTDLDVAQQLLDFMLAPEASIAVAEGQMYPPSLDPTKVDLPESIQKLPAFDPTGKLDGYLFADPLYWNGNQMEWAERWDRIRATS; encoded by the coding sequence ATGCAGAAACAACTCAATGACGTTCGTGAACGGTACGTGTCCGGGGATCTGTCCCGGCGGGACTTCGTCAAGTACTGCGCCGTGGCCGGCGTGGCCGCGGGATTGGTGGGCGGGCCGTTCGGTCTGGCGCGCCAGGCCCTGGCCCAAGGCAGCATCCGCTTCGACGGCTGGGGCGGAACCACCTCCCAGGCATTCCGCCGCTATGCCTTCGAGCCCTTTAGCCAGGCCACGGGCGTGCGCGTGATCGACGGCGAGTTCGGGGACATGGACACCTACCTGACCCGGGTCATCGCCTCCTTTCCCCCTGGCGGCGAGTTCAACCTGGCCCACTTAAGCGGCGTGTTCGACTATGCCCGCTACGTGGGGCTGGAGTTCAACTCCGCCCTGGACGAGTCCAAGATCCCGAATCTGGCCCTGGTCATGGAATCCATGATCACGCCCTACCGCAAGCTCACCCCGGAGGCTCTGTCCGCCGTGCCCTACAACCTGGGCCAGACCGGCATCGCCTACAATACCAAGTACATTTCCAAGGATAAGGCCGAGGAACTGGGCGCTTCCCTGCTCTGGGACGAAAGCGTGCGCGGCAATCTGGGCAGCTGGGGCGACTGGCGGACGAACATCTGGTACGCGGCCCTGCATACCGGACAGAACCCCAACGACATCCAGGACATGAACGCGGTCTGGGACGCCCTGCGCGCCCAGGTGCCCATGGTCAAGAAGTACTGGGGCTCGGGCGCGGAACTGATGAGCCTGTTGGCCGGCGAGGAAATCTACGCCACCGTGGCCTGGTCCGGGCGCATCGCCCACCTGCAAAACGACGGCTATCCCATCGGCTTCCTGGCGCCGAAGAACTGCTATTCCTGGCAGGAATGCATTTTCGTGATGAAGGGCACGGACCTGGACGTGGCCCAGCAGCTGCTGGACTTCATGCTCGCCCCGGAAGCCTCCATTGCCGTGGCCGAAGGCCAGATGTATCCGCCCAGCCTGGATCCCACCAAGGTGGACCTGCCGGAGAGCATCCAAAAGCTGCCGGCCTTCGACCCCACCGGCAAACTGGACGGTTACCTCTTCGCCGATCCGCTGTACTGGAACGGCAACCAGATGGAATGGGCCGAGCGCTGGGATCGCATTCGAGCGACGAGCTAA
- a CDS encoding ABC transporter ATP-binding protein, producing MTTTPEYAVQLKGLSKHFGKVQAVKPIDLNIEQGSLVTLLGPSGCGKTTILRMIAGLEHPTSGDIFIKGRRVNEVPIHRRNLGMIFQNYALFPHKTIFDNVAFGLKYRSVPKDEIREKVRQALELVRLPDVEKRHPAQLSGGQQQRIALARAIVIEPDVLLMDEPLSALDENLREEMRREIDNLQQMIGVTTIFVTHDQREALSMSDKIVVMHDGVLQQEGPPEEVYNHPVNRTVADFLGTSTFFPATVLGREDGLYKVRLDDGTLFLVKNGRDWADQSRVELVIRAQKPNIVPAGDDEAMDQPNHFSGKIKDRSYMGGEVSYFVELKNGLELHVVTLGDQQPMKIGRKVDVHIPPDHCGLLPASSPSIGS from the coding sequence GTGACGACCACCCCAGAATACGCTGTTCAACTCAAAGGCCTTTCCAAACATTTCGGCAAGGTTCAGGCCGTAAAACCCATTGATCTGAACATCGAGCAAGGCTCCCTGGTGACGCTGCTCGGGCCCTCGGGGTGCGGCAAGACCACTATTTTGCGGATGATCGCCGGTTTGGAGCATCCCACCAGCGGAGACATCTTCATCAAGGGCCGACGGGTCAACGAGGTGCCCATCCACAGGCGCAACCTGGGCATGATCTTCCAGAACTACGCCCTGTTTCCGCACAAGACCATTTTCGACAACGTGGCCTTTGGCCTGAAGTATCGAAGCGTGCCCAAGGACGAAATTCGGGAAAAGGTCCGTCAGGCCCTGGAACTGGTCCGCCTGCCGGACGTGGAAAAGCGCCATCCGGCCCAGCTCTCCGGGGGTCAGCAGCAGCGCATCGCCCTGGCCAGGGCCATTGTCATCGAGCCGGACGTCCTGCTCATGGACGAGCCCCTTTCCGCCCTGGACGAGAATTTGCGCGAGGAAATGCGCCGGGAGATCGACAATCTCCAGCAGATGATCGGCGTGACCACCATTTTCGTGACCCATGACCAGCGCGAGGCTCTGAGCATGTCGGACAAGATCGTGGTCATGCACGACGGGGTCTTGCAGCAGGAAGGCCCGCCGGAAGAGGTCTACAACCATCCCGTGAACCGGACCGTGGCCGACTTTCTGGGCACGTCCACCTTTTTCCCGGCAACGGTCCTGGGCCGGGAAGACGGCTTGTATAAAGTCCGCCTGGACGACGGGACGCTCTTTCTGGTCAAGAACGGTCGCGATTGGGCCGACCAGAGCCGGGTGGAACTGGTGATCCGAGCCCAAAAGCCGAACATCGTTCCGGCCGGGGACGACGAGGCCATGGACCAGCCGAACCACTTTTCCGGGAAGATCAAGGACCGCAGCTACATGGGCGGCGAAGTCAGCTACTTCGTGGAGCTGAAGAACGGTCTGGAGTTGCACGTGGTCACCCTGGGCGACCAGCAGCCCATGAAAATCGGCCGTAAAGTGGACGTGCACATTCCCCCGGACCACTGCGGCCTGCTTCCCGCGTCTTCCCCCTCTATCGGTTCATGA
- a CDS encoding proline racemase family protein, whose product MRAEDVARVFFARHPRRVQTVDSHTCGEATRLIVSGTGPIPGRSMAEKRRWFQDNLDPLRLRLTREPRGHRDMVAAALTEPVSPGAAFGLIYMDACRYPHLCGHATIGAVTSMLELGLLGPGSGPDNTRIQPAPEDPLALTLVVDTPSGPLHVEARLDPTDTSRVSSVTLTSVPAFVFAENVFLDVPSRLFGLERLRVDLVCVGGFFAMVDLDQPGLEIDTASPRRIIELGMEVIRLANDQIRVHHPLRPDVATVDVTEFYRHTGCREGHGFVVYGESHLDRSPCGTGTTAKLTLLFHKGLLTDDAEYVNHGPLRTAFTACIHEQTTVGEYPAVTVRFTGSAHLTGLHEFVLDPDDPFPEGYLL is encoded by the coding sequence TTGCGAGCCGAAGACGTCGCCCGAGTCTTCTTCGCCAGGCACCCTCGCCGCGTCCAGACCGTGGACTCCCATACCTGCGGCGAGGCCACCCGCCTGATCGTCTCCGGAACAGGTCCAATCCCGGGACGGTCCATGGCTGAAAAGCGGCGCTGGTTTCAGGATAACCTGGACCCCCTCCGGCTGCGCCTGACCCGGGAGCCGCGCGGCCACCGGGACATGGTGGCCGCGGCCCTGACCGAGCCGGTCTCGCCGGGCGCGGCCTTCGGCCTGATCTACATGGACGCCTGCCGCTACCCCCACCTCTGCGGCCACGCCACCATCGGCGCGGTGACCTCCATGCTGGAACTGGGGCTGCTTGGTCCTGGCAGTGGCCCGGACAACACTCGGATTCAGCCGGCCCCCGAAGATCCGCTTGCCCTGACCCTCGTCGTGGACACGCCCTCAGGTCCCCTGCACGTCGAGGCCCGACTGGACCCAACGGACACGTCCCGCGTGTCCAGCGTGACCCTGACCTCGGTCCCGGCCTTCGTGTTCGCCGAAAACGTGTTCCTGGACGTCCCGTCCCGGCTCTTCGGTCTGGAACGACTGCGCGTCGATCTGGTCTGCGTCGGCGGCTTCTTCGCCATGGTGGACCTGGATCAGCCGGGGCTGGAGATCGACACGGCCTCCCCGCGCCGGATCATCGAATTGGGCATGGAAGTCATCCGGCTGGCCAACGATCAAATCCGCGTCCATCACCCCCTGCGCCCGGACGTCGCCACCGTGGACGTGACCGAGTTTTACCGGCACACTGGGTGCCGCGAAGGGCACGGTTTCGTGGTTTACGGCGAAAGCCACCTGGACCGCTCGCCCTGCGGCACCGGGACTACGGCCAAACTGACTTTGCTGTTCCACAAGGGGCTGCTCACGGACGACGCGGAGTACGTGAACCACGGCCCGCTGCGGACCGCGTTCACGGCGTGTATCCATGAACAGACAACGGTGGGGGAGTATCCTGCGGTCACCGTGCGCTTCACCGGCAGCGCGCACCTTACCGGGCTGCACGAATTCGTCCTGGATCCCGATGACCCTTTTCCGGAGGGGTATCTTCTTTGA